The genomic stretch TGCCGAACTCGTCCATGATGGCCTGGTAGTCCGAGATGTCGTAGCCGTTGTCGTCGTTGGGCGAGCGGAACACCGGGCACAGCCAGATCACCGTGATGCCGAGCCATTGCAGATAGTCGAGGCGGGCGAGCACGCCGGGCAGGTCGCCGATGCCGTCGCCGTTGGTGTCCATGAAGCTGCGCGGGTAGAGCTGATACACAACCGCTTCGCGCCACCATCTGTTCTTCATTTCTCGCGGCTCCCGGGTGCCATTCTGCGATCCTGCTGCGTCGTCGATTGTAGGCTTCGTGCATGCCGCCGGCGAGTGGATTCTGCGCATGGATTTTCGCGCCGGATGACGCGGGTAATCGCCCCAAGGCGCGCGCCCAGGCGTAATCTTGTCGGCATGGCAGCGCATGTGCGTTCCTTGTTCAGGGCGCGTGAAGATGACCCTTTTGCGGGAGGTGTGCGATGGATGCGACAGGCATGAAATTGCGTGGCGTCAACCTCGGTAGCTGGCTGTTGCTGGAAAAGTGGATGGTGCCCAGCGTGTTCGAGGGGCTGGCGGCGACCGATGAAACCACCTGGTGTGCGGAGATGGGTTCGGGAGCGAGCGACAGGCTGCGCAAGCACTGGGAAAGCTTCGTGACCTACGAGGACTTCGCCTGGATTGCCGAGCGCGGCCTCAATGCGGTGCGGATTCCGGTCGGGCACTGGATCTTCGGCCCCGATTATCCCTACCACCCCAGCTATGGCGAGAACCGCCACCCCTTCGTCACCGGCGGCATCGATGTGCTCGACCGGGCGATGGACTGGGCGCAGAAGCTCGGCCTGCGGGTCATGCTCGATCTCCATGCCGCGCCGGGGTGCCAGAACGGCTTCGACAACGGCGGCATCATGGGCGTGGTCGAGTGGCATACCAAACCGGAGTACCTCGAGCATTCGCTGCTGGTGCTCGAGCGCCTGGCCGAGCGCTACCGCGCGCATCCTGCACTGCATGCGATCGAGGTGCTCAACGAGCCGCGCTGGGATGTGCCGACCGAGTACCTGAAGGCCTACTACCTTGCGGCCTACGACCGCATCCGCAAACACTGCCCGGCAGAGCGCGTGGCGGTGGTGTTTCATGACGGCTTCCGCTCCTACCGCGAGTTCCTTGGCTTCATGCAGGCGCCGCAGTGGCAGAACGTGATCTTCGATTACCACCGCTACCAGTGCTTCGACCGCCGCGACATCGATACCGACATCTACGGCCACATGACCAAGGCTGCTGTCGAATGGCGTGACGAGGCCGACTCGATCAACGCCGCGATGGGCCTGCCGGCGGTATGTGGCGAGTGGAGTCTGGGGCTGGATCTGCGGGTGGTGTCGCTGTGGGCTGAGGGGCCGTACAACCATGCGCTGGAGCACATGGACGCGTTCCAGCAGGATGTGGCCAGCCGTGGTTATGCCTCGGCACAGTTGCTGGCCTTCGAGAAGCTGTTCGGGTGGTTTTTCTGGAGCTACAAGACCGAAACCACGCCGGCCTGGTGTTTCCGCGAGTCGGTAGAACGCGGCTGGCTGCCCTCAAGCTTCAGGTAACAGCTTGTTATTCGTGCGCGCTGCGGGCGCCAAGGTGGCCGCAGCCGCAGCCGGCGTCGTACCCGCTGCACCGGGTGCATCAGCCGGGCGAACACGCCCGCCGCGCACGCGGTTGAGCACCAGCTTGCGGTCGTAAAAATGGTCCAGGCCGTTGTGCAGGCTGATGTTGAGCAGGGTCGCGCTCGGCAACTCGTGGTGCAGCAGTTCCAGCGTGGCGATCTCGTCCTTGGCGTCGAAGGCGTCGGTCGCCTCTTCGATGAACACCCAGCCCGGTTGCTGCAGGAACAGGCGTGCGACGCCCAGGCGCTGCTGCGCTCGCAGTGGCAGTGCCCGGCCCCAGTCGTCATGATCGTCGAGCCGGGGCGCAAGCCAGGCAATGCCGGCGCACTCCAGCGCACGGTGCAGACAGGGAGCGGTGTAGTGGCTGGCGTCGTGCGGGTAGCTGAGCACCGCGCGCAGGCTGCCTTCGGGCAGGAAGGGGCGCTGCGGAATGAACATCATGTTGTGTCCTGCAGGCAGGCTGATGACGCCGCTGCCCCACGGCCACAGTCCGGCCACGGCCTTGAACAGGCTGATGGTGACCGCAGGGTCGCCGGTGATCAGGATGCGTTCGCCGTGTCGTACGTGCAGGTTGAAATCGTCCAGCAGCACCTGCCCCGAAGGCGAGGCCAGTTGCAGGTGGCGGATGTCGAGTTCGGCGTGGACCGATTGCTGCAGCTCGATCTTTTCCTTGCCGGTAACTTTCTGCCGATCCTGCGCTTCGAGTTCCAGCATTTCCTCATGCAGGCTGACGATACGGTCGATGGAGGCGCGGCAGCGTGCCAGTTCGCCGAGGTTGTCGATTGGCCACGAAAGCG from Parazoarcus communis encodes the following:
- a CDS encoding glycoside hydrolase family 5 protein encodes the protein MDATGMKLRGVNLGSWLLLEKWMVPSVFEGLAATDETTWCAEMGSGASDRLRKHWESFVTYEDFAWIAERGLNAVRIPVGHWIFGPDYPYHPSYGENRHPFVTGGIDVLDRAMDWAQKLGLRVMLDLHAAPGCQNGFDNGGIMGVVEWHTKPEYLEHSLLVLERLAERYRAHPALHAIEVLNEPRWDVPTEYLKAYYLAAYDRIRKHCPAERVAVVFHDGFRSYREFLGFMQAPQWQNVIFDYHRYQCFDRRDIDTDIYGHMTKAAVEWRDEADSINAAMGLPAVCGEWSLGLDLRVVSLWAEGPYNHALEHMDAFQQDVASRGYASAQLLAFEKLFGWFFWSYKTETTPAWCFRESVERGWLPSSFR